From one Triticum urartu cultivar G1812 chromosome 3, Tu2.1, whole genome shotgun sequence genomic stretch:
- the LOC125548736 gene encoding protein MIZU-KUSSEI 1-like: MPDHRAISAPNASTTKPATAMIRYATPQSTPPMSPLHAQGTPRTPGAYSELPPPSPRPAITLTPPPSKKKQRRTAARSLRAIRAVRALFRSLPILAPACRFHGIVPRHGGPSRMHDGHVSGASRTTGTLFGYRRARVTLAVQETPGSVPILLLELAMQTGRFMQEMGAEHLRVALECEKKPPGAGAGIGRTRLLDEPLWTAYVNGRKIGYAMRREPTEDDLTVMQLLRTVSVGAGVLPNDVMGCDTAEGQEAGDLAYMRARFDRVVGSRDSESLYMLNPDGNNGPELSIFFIRI, translated from the coding sequence ATGCCAGACCATCGCGCTATCTCGGCACCGAACGCGTCGACCACCAAGCCGGCGACGGCCATGATACGGTACGCCACGCCGCAGTCCACCCCGCCGATGTCGCCGCTGCACGCCCAGGGGACGCCTCGCACTCCCGGCGCGTACTCCGAGCTGCCGCCGCCCTCGCCACGGCCCGCGATCACGCTCACCCCGCCGCCGTCCAAGAAGAAGCAGCGCCGCACGGCCGCGCGCTCGCTCCGCGCCATCCGCGCCGTGCGCGCGCTGTTCCGGTCCCTCCCGATCCTCGCCCCGGCGTGCCGCTTCCACGGCATCGTCCCGCGGCACGGCGGGCCGTCGCGGATGCACGACGGCCACGTCAGCGGCGCGTCGCGCACGACGGGGACGCTGTTCGGGTACCGCAGGGCGCGGGTGACGCTGGCGGTGCAGGAGACGCCCGGGAGCGTGCCCATCCTGCTGCTGGAGCTGGCGATGCAGACCGGCAGGTTCATGCAGGAGATGGGCGCCGAGCACCTGCGCGTGGCGCTCGAGTGCGAGAAGAAGCCGCCGGGCGCCGGCGCCGGCATCGGCCGCACGCGCCTGCTCGACGAGCCGCTGTGGACGGCCTACGTGAACGGGCGGAAGATCGGGTACGCCATGCGCCGGGAGCCCACGGAGGACGACCTCACGGTCATGCAGCTGCTGCGCACCGTGTCGGTCGGCGCCGGCGTGCTGCCGAACGACGTCATGGGGTGCGACACCGCCGAGGGGCAGGAGGCCGGCGACCTGGCGTACATGCGCGCGCGCTTCGACCGCGTGGTGGGGTCCCGGGACTCGGAGTCGCTGTACATGCTCAACCCTGATGGGAACAATGGGCCAGAGCTTAGCATCTTCTTCATTAGGATATGA